The region agataacttaaagGTGACAGtcatgattgtaataaaaacactttttatatacAATTCTGAAGTTGTTTCCTGAACAGTTGCTGCTCTCCAATCAGTTTGCACTGGAAATTGAGgtagtgtgtttatgaagctCTGGTGTATTTAAATCAGTAAAAAAAGAATCTGAGAAGAATGGGAAAATCCTATGGGACAGTTAACTTTGCAATCTCATAAGTcatgctttgtggaataccacAATGTGTCCTCCAATATTTTGACATATAGGGTTACTGTATGTTAGACTGATATACATAagtcagccataatattaagaTGATCTTGTTTCTATGTTCactgtccatttgatcagctccactgccTAGACAGGAGCACTAATACTACAATTACAAGAATTGTACCTATTGTTCTGCAGAATTTgctagccccctttcaccctgtgaaTCTCTTGCAGCattgccgtgtctgatccactcataccagtgcaacacacactaacaccaccatcagcacgtcagtgtcactgcaacgctgagaatgatccaccaccaaatcaaACCAGATAGTGCTTCTGATAATCATATCACACTGCTTCTGTAAATCTGTAAAATGAAATGCATATATTTGCTTTGACAAACCTAAGCTTTAGAAAAGAACCtcagttttttttctcacaTATCCATCGTATTTGATCAGAACATTTTCTATCATTCCACTTTTTAATGTTTCCTTTTATCACTGCACAGTCCTCTTCGCCAACATTGTTAGGCTCTCCGTCATTCCAGTACCTGAAAGCCAAAAGAATCACATACGGATGCTGATTAGCACTTTAGCCTTCAGTTCTGTGATTACCATAGTACATAGGAACGTAAAACACTTCAAGGGCTACACCTAAAACCAGATTAGCTAGCTTTTAACAGGGGAGGAAATGGGCTAGAAATCAGCAGAAGATTTCTGAAAGTATGGTTGGCATGGGGCAAAGTTCTGGCTCATACCAAACATCTTGAATAATCCTCAGTAAGAAAGCAcacagttgttttatttttaaagtggaaatgcaCTGTGCCTATTATACCCTATACACATTTAGCCTCCAGGCTGTTTAGCCAGTGAGATGTCAGTCTGTAGCAGGCTACTTTGTCTCAAGGATACATTCTCTTCACAGAGACAAAACAATTTGTTTGGAGGTGATCTGGGAAGAGGTTAATATGAAAATGTGCTCTACAGCAATAACAACAGTTAATAGCAGTGCTCAGAAAAGACCCCTCTGCCTGGAAAGTCATGGAGATGTGTActacacactagtgagcaatttgTCAAACATACACTAGGGGCAgcaaacacacattcagagcCCAGAGCAGCCAGGGACAAAGTGACCTCACTATTTTCCTTCACATGCTTGactatgtttttgttttctctctcttcctgctaATGTTCTGCTAGTGTAGAGAGGATGGTGACACCTGTGTACCACCCAGACCTAGTAAATGGAAGAGAGGCTTTCAAGTTCAGGATTtgttaagtgtttatttattgttatttactgtTAATTTGAACATGTGCTCTAATGCTGCCTTCACATGGTGTAAGTAAACTTCACATTCTCAACTTCAGGtaatgctatttttattttttactgcacTGCAGTAATAGGACAGATAGATCTGCTATGGATGGACAAATAAATAGTTGTCTAGCACGTTATAAGCAAATACATTGTAGATTAAAATAATGTGCACAAATAACCACTAAAGCACTGTTAAAGATAACAAATTATGTACTATCCATtactgattctctctctcttcctctacgccatgttaaaatgttgaaagTCAACTTGAGGATTTGGGTATCACAATTCTCTGAATTTCTCACTGAAAAAAGTCTGACCCTCCTGGAAAGTTTTGTAGATGTGTACCGTTCACCAGCAAGCAATTTATTAAACATACACAAGTTcagcaaaaaaacacacatgcacaatatGATTACTATAAAAGATTGATTACTGCAATGGcatccacagctccacagagctgttgtattgaaaacagagcattgctactctgggatcAGCTTTGCAGAACCTGCAATATATTACGATTGGAGGAAGTTAGCAAAACACATTCCCACCTCCTGCTTGATTTCAGAGCTCTGGAAGACCATTGTaccatattatttaaataataattccatgttcattcattgtctgtaaccgcttatcctcttcagggtcatggtgggtctggagcctatccagaaatattgggcacaagacaggaatacaccctggagaaggctccagtcctttacagggcaacacacacacattcatacctacagacacattttgaTTAGCCAATCCActtgccaatgtgtgttttagtactgtgggaggaaaccagagcacccagagagtgggacttgaacccacaacctccaggtgcctggagcagtgtggttgcgacactacctgctacgctaACATGGCGCCCCTTAAAGAGAACATAAAAGCTAAatttaaattgtgttattttCACTACAGTCAAAATAGTCTCTTACCCACTGGTCAGTCTTGAGCCATCGACCCATTTCCAGTTGCCCTCTGTGTCAAGGTCAGTCAGGCCAATCCAGGCTACAGCACTGTCATCATGGCCTAGACATTTAGCAGCAAAATCCTGTTATAGTGGGAGTAAAAAACTCAATCTCAAAAACAGACTATATTAAACTAAGTACAGAAAGAACAGGCTCTAATTGTGTATTATACAACAAAAATGTTAAACATATACTGTGACATCACTGGAGGCAAGAAAAAAAGACGGAACCATTACAGCTATCAACAACCTTTATTTAGCATCTGTATAAGGGAACTAGGCAAAAAGGGGCAAGGGAAcaggcagcattttgaacttgGTGTTTATCAAGATGAAGGGGCACCACATGTCCCAACCCCAACACATTTCGCAACATACCatgcccaaacacacacacaaatattcatatCCCAGAACAacgtaaaacaaaaaaagggtGGCCACCAAGCATGCTTGGAGTTCCCAAGTAAACTCTGTGTTGCCATAATATTTATAGTAATAGCATGGGTTTGACAGGTTAATACAACACACGAAGGCACCACTCCATTTTATTGTCACTGAGACAGGAAAACTAATCTTGTGCTCAATCTATAGTTTTTAAACTTTCCAGATTTACCTCCTCCCTTTTCCATTTCCTATTGCATTTTGGGACAATAGTGCCCATCAACAACCGACCAGGTCTTATGCTGTGGAAATACCCATTTTCCCACTTGTAAATTGCAATGGCGGACAAATTCGTATTTACTACAAATTCTAGATGATACACTGCTTTACACGATGTGACATATATCGTGATCTTAGCTCTTCCCCTGAGAAAATAGCTAATATGCGTTTGAAGTGTCTCATTATGTATGTTTTCTGTagataaaagtaaaatattatgaTCAGATTTGTTATTACTCAAAAAGCGTTTAGTTGTCCTTAATGATAAATCACGTCTTGGGGACATGTTGTAAACAATGGACAGATCTTCAGCCAAGAACCCGTACAGAGTAAAGTCATATTTACTACTTAACCACCTGGTATACAACCTTCCAATGACCACCTGAATGAAGCATAAATCTGCATTTTGGACATTTGCATACACTCAGCTTTGCAACTTAATTACCTAAGTAGGTCCTCAAAAATGTGTTAGTAATAGTGTAAAGCTGTGTTGGTCAAgcagcattttttttatcagattAAACATTTACTCAGTATTATACTCACAGTACAGTATGTACTCACTCTCACCCCCTGCTAATGTTATCAAGGATTGAAGAAAAGAACTATTAAATTGTTGCCAAAGCTAAAAAGTCAGCTAGTTGAAAAAAGTGGCCTGTGATCACAGAACTAGCTCACATGCTAATCTACAAATACCAGTGAGTCACCAAAAACGACTGAGATGGGAGAACAAAGAAAAGGCCACTGTTATATTTCATTTCAGAAATAACCAGTGAAAATatagatttttaattttttttattgaatgttACTGAGAGCTAAAACTTGAAAGACAATGACTACTGAGGGATTCCCAAAACAGTTCTTTTCATCTCACCTGTTCTTCTTCACTATTTATGATCACCAGATCTGATCCTCTCTTTTTGCAGTAATCCCTGCTCTCACTCCAGGTTTTAGTGGAACGTGAGACATAGTAATAACTAGATTTGAAGCAAAGCCATCCCTGCTGAGTTTGTGAACCTGctcacacagaaaataaaaagacagcATAAGTGGTTTGGTGAGTTTCTCTTTAAGAATGAGCTAAAACTAAAGAAAGAGCAATGTGCTGGGCACTACATCATATAATACCTACTATAAGAATATGTAATTGTCCATATGTATGCATGTGTATATGGTGTTAACTTTTATACTATCAAATTCTGTGCAGTCCACTCATTTCAGCCTGATCTTATATGTGTGAAATATATGACAGGATTTCTTGCTTATTATCTTTGTTGTTCATGCTAAATTAATTCTAGTTCCTGTGACAAATTGAATGCCCTACTGCTTAAATGTACTCACCCAATTCAGTTAATTCCCTCTGAAGCCCATTTTTCTCATTCTGTAGAATGTCTTTCTGGATTCTCAGAGTGTTGTAACTACTCTGTAATTCTTCATTTTCTTTAGTTATTTTGTCATTACGCTCTTGTAGCTTTTGTTTCTCTACAgctgttgtttttctgtagCTGGTGTAACTGGTCTGTAATTGGTCTCTATCTACAGTCAGGTCCTTGTACCTGGTCTGTAACTGGTCTTTCTCTGTAGTCAGTTTATTGTTCCTGGTCTGTAATTGGTCTCTCTCCACAGTCAGGTTTTTGTAACTAGCCACTAtctggtctctctctgtggtcAGGTTGTTGAACTGGATCCACAACACTGTAATGGCAGTCAGCAGGAGAACACACAGCAGCCCTAGACACACTGCAGCCAGTCTGTAGCATTTGTTCCTTGCAGCATTGTGTCTTGAATCTAGAAAGAAACAATTTCTAGAAATCATCTGGAAAGAAGACATTTCAGCTGTAACAGCCATTGAggaaaaataacaatttaatgCATCCTCAAGGCTATAGTATTATTATCCATAGACCACtatcaattatttaaaaaagaattattaagaGATTGTTTTTCAAATTATTAGTTtctttgcgtgtgtgtgtgaaaacgagagagagagagagagagagacttcctGTTTGATGCATTACTTGTGTTGGCCAGAAATAACAAGACGTTTAAATTTCTCAGCATACCATACGGACAGAAATACTGATGTTAACCACATTAAATTTGTTAACCACAACTACAGGAcacacgaccctgaaatggacaagtggaaatgatgagatgagatgacTACAGAAAGTAGTCGCCAGATATAACAAAGACCTGTTTAACTTTTTCTTTCATCTCTTGGGGTGATCAGGTGACCACTGTGCAGCTCCCAGAGCACAGAGGTCCATCAGCCACTCCACTCTGATTAATATAATTGAAAAttgaatattattattcatattagtaaaaatactatattaaatattatattaataacaaccagaatatgaatatattacaattgtaATGTGCTTAGTTTCGTGTTCTgtattgtttcttttttgtgctcccattgtcatgtgactgttcccCCTGttttgtgtctgcttcctgcttgttccctggtcatgtaATACCCTTCctttgtgtttctagtgtcatgtgtcttaattagtgcccaggtgtttcttgttagtGCTGTCTTTGCTTTATGTCAATGGTCCTTAGCCTTGTTGTGTTTAGCCTTGCTCTATGTTCAACCTTGCTATGTGTAACTCCTTTTTGTTCTGTATAGTCCTTGCCTAATGCTTAGCCGTGTTTAATGTTTAgaagctttgtttagtgtttagctttgtctAGTGTTTactgtttagccttgttttgtgtttactgttaGCTTGCCTCTGTCTTGTtaccttttatttattgttaataaaCATCTTCTGCATATACCTCCATCACTTACTCCCAGAATTATTACATAATGACCCATCTACTCAAGGAGGTAGTGGGAGATTTTGGACTTTCTATGGGACTTATTGAACTCACTACTGCAGGGAGTCCAAGAGTCCTGCtcctgtctccagtccagttCCTCTCCTGCTTTGAGCCCCCAGGGTCCCAAGTCTTCTCAGGCCTTGAGTTCTGGCCCCATGGACATAACACCAATTCGCCAGTATGCTCATGTTCTGCGGGCAAAGGTTATAGAACTTACAGCTGCAGTCCGGCTTTCCCTACCGGTGTTAAAGTCTTGTGAGGATCAGGACCTGACGGACTTCATTTACAAATTAACAACTTTCATGAATTTGTTTGGGAGGAGCTAGTTTACCGGACCTCGGAGTCCAAAGGATCCGAAGCCCACAGGGGCTGATCCAGAGCCCCCAGCCGCTCCAGAGGATCTAGAGGCCTTGGCTGCtccagtggatccagagccccaggctgctccagaggatccAGAGCTCCAGAGCCCTCGGCTCCTCcagaggatccagagccccCGGCTGCTCCAGTGtatccagagccccaggctgatACAGAGCAAGGCTGAACACAGAACAATGCCAAGAACCatcaaacatacatacaatggcccacaaacaggaaacactgacaaggactatataaagacgacaccaacaagaaacacctgggcaCACCtaagacacatgacactagaaacacaaggggagggtatcacatgaccggggaacaagcaggaagcagggggaaaagtcacatgacaaggggacaaggggactaggcaggggaacagggaccagaacattaacagaaacagacacaaacatggtGACAGGGACAGAGAAAAGGGCCATAACAGGTACTgggacagaaacagaaacagggaCCAAATCATGGACAGACAGAGGTACAAAGACAATTATAGCCggatgcccaggactggcataaGTCTGAGTCAATGTCCGAGAGGCCAGCCTAGGCAAAGTTCTAGGATTCTGCcctgaagtccttggggccgtttGAACAGAAGCGGCAGGTGCCGTCTTCGCGTGAACAGGAGCGGTGGATGCCGCCATCACTGGAACATGAGCGGCTGATGCCACCCTCACAGGTACAGGAGCGGCACGGtttgccgccttcacagggacaagAACAGTTGGGTTTGTTGCCTTCAtagggacaggagtggctgggTTTGCCGTCTTCTCTGAAACAGAAGCAGGTACTAGGACAGGAACAGAAACAGGGACCAGGTCGACGCCGGCACATGAACAGAAGCGGCACGGGACGCCGCCTTCATTGAAGCGGGAGCAGCGGCAGATGCTGCCTTCTCTGGAACAGGAGCAGCGGATGTCGCCTTTTTTGGAACAAGAGGCTGCATTCATCGCTCCTGTTCCAGAGAAGGTGGCATCCGTCGCTCCTGTTTTAGAGAAGACGGCATCCGCCGCTCCTGTTTTAGAGAAGACGGCATCCGCCGCTCCTGTTTCAGAGAAGGCAGCATGTGCTGCTGCTCCCGCTTCAATGAAGGTGGTGTCCTgcgccgcttctgttcctgtgcagGTGGAGTCCCCTGCCGCTTCTGTTCATGTGCCGGCGTCGACCTGGTCCCTGTTTCTGTTCCTGTCCCAGTACCTGTTACGGCccttgtctctgtccctgttcctgtcaccgtgtttgtgtctgttcctgttaatgttctggtccctgttcccctgacTAGTCCAGTCTTGTCTTGGGTCCAGTCCCTTGTTTACTCTAGTGTCGTGTCATGTCTTGTCATTTGCATGCCTTGGTGAGGCATGCTTTTAGAGGGGAGTTATGTAATGTGCTTAGTTTTGTGTTATGtatattttcttgtttgtgctctccttgtcatgtgactgttccc is a window of Hoplias malabaricus isolate fHopMal1 chromosome 1, fHopMal1.hap1, whole genome shotgun sequence DNA encoding:
- the LOC136708552 gene encoding CD209 antigen-like; this encodes MEMRKTKAIPEDRYGSDSCIYENVENLKTTRMTSIKESKKNSDSRHNAARNKCYRLAAVCLGLLCVLLLTAITVLWIQFNNLTTERDQIVASYKNLTVERDQLQTRNNKLTTEKDQLQTRYKDLTVDRDQLQTSYTSYRKTTAVEKQKLQERNDKITKENEELQSSQTQQGWLCFKSSYYYVSRSTKTWSESRDYCKKRGSDLVIINSEEEQDFAAKCLGHDDSAVAWIGLTDLDTEGNWKWVDGSRLTSGYWNDGEPNNVGEEDCAVIKGNIKKWNDRKCSDQIRWICEKKN